ACAAGAAAGTAGATGCCCGAAAAGCTTTTGCCAAAATCCTCAGCAAGAACAAAATGCTCTTTGTCAGCGACAAGATGCGCGATTACGAAGTGCCGAAATGGATTGAGCAGGAACTTAAGAATATTGGTTTAAAATCAAAACCGCACATCCCGGCGTTGCTGTCCGAATATCTGGGCACCGATCTTTCAAGAATCTCCAACGAGTTGAATAAACTGAAGATGATCCTGAAAGACACCGATATCCTGGATGAAAAGATTATTGAGACACACATCGGCATCAGCAAGGATTTTAATATCTTCGAACTTACCAAGGCGCTGGCAGGCAAAGAAGAGGCACGCGCCATGCGCATTGCCTATTATCTGGGCAAAAGTCCTAAGCAAAACCCTTTCGAGATGATGATGGGTTCGCTGTACAGTTTTTTCTCTAATCTGATCATGTATCATACGATGGCAGGCCAAAACCCTAAAGCCATACAGGAAGAATTGCGGCTGAACTACTATCAGGCACAGGATATGGCGGCGGCGGCCCGCAAATACTCCTTGAAACACAGTACGAGGATCATCTCTGTGCTGCGCGAATTCGATCTGAAAAGGAAGGGCCTGGGTGCCGTGAACATGGATGAAACCGAACTGATGACAGAAATGGTGTACAAAATCCTGCATGTTGGCGAACTGAAAGTGAGAACCTGAGTGCTTTAAAACCTTCAGTCAAAATAAAAATTCCAGTGATTGAAATTATTCATCACCAAAATATACGGCGGGCCAAAATAATTCCCGACTTTTGAACATTCAAAAAATTTTAACTAAATCATTAAGATTACTCAATGGAACAGAATATTTTAGACTGCGTGATCGTAGGTTCCGGGCCATCCGGTTTTACCGCTGCCATCTATGCAGCCAGAGCAGACCTGAAACCTGAACTTTATACAGGACTGGAGCCTGGCGGACAACTTACCACCACTACCGAGGTGGATAACTTCCCGGGATATCCGGAAGGCGTCACCGGGCCACAGATGATGATAGACCTGCAGAAACAGGCGGAAAGATTTGATACCAAGGTACATTACGAAATGATTACCAAGGTAGCCTTCGCTCAGGAAGAGGGTGGCATCCACAGACTGTGGGCGGGTAACAAAGAAATCTTGGCAAAAACAGTCATCATCTCTACCGGTGCCACCGCAAAATATTTGGGCCTGGAAGATGAGAAAAAATACGCCGGTGGCGGAGTTTCTGCGTGTGCGACTTGCGATGGCTTCTTCTACAAAGGTAAGGATGTGATTGTAGTAGGTGCTGGCGATACTGCCGCTGAAGAAGCTACCTATCTTGCGAAACTCACCAACAAGGTAACGATGTTGGTACGCAAGGATACCTTCCGTGCCTCGAAAGCCATGGTGCACCGTGTGAATAATACCCCGAATATTGAGGTGAGGTTCAATCATGAACTCATAGGTATCGAAGGTGAGAACGGACTTGTGGAACGTGCGGTGGTCATCAACAATCAAACGCAGGAAACGGCAAAGATTACTGTAGAAGGTATCTTCATCGCTATTGGTCATAAACCGAACACGGATGTATTTGCCGGACAGGTTGATCTGGATGAGAACGGGTACATCAAAACCATCCCAGGTACCGCAAAAACCAATTTACCGGGTGTATTTGCCGCTGGTGACGTGCAGGATCATATCTACCGCCAGGCGATCACCGCTGCGGGCAGCGGATGTATGGCCGCCATGGATGCCGAAAAATATCTGGCGGAACTGGCATAACATAAGAAGGTGCAGATGAAAAACCTGCTGTGCATCTTCATAGGAGGCGGTTTCGGGAGCGTACTGCGTTTCCTGAT
This DNA window, taken from Chryseobacterium sp. 6424, encodes the following:
- the holA gene encoding DNA polymerase III subunit delta, with protein sequence MKELDLILKSIKNKELLPIYFFHGEEPYFIDVALKSFENDVLEEDEKAFNQTVVYGKDTTFGEVLSLARQFPMMGDRQVIILKEAQEIKMTEKDAEALKAYAENPVPSTVLIIAHKYKKVDARKAFAKILSKNKMLFVSDKMRDYEVPKWIEQELKNIGLKSKPHIPALLSEYLGTDLSRISNELNKLKMILKDTDILDEKIIETHIGISKDFNIFELTKALAGKEEARAMRIAYYLGKSPKQNPFEMMMGSLYSFFSNLIMYHTMAGQNPKAIQEELRLNYYQAQDMAAAARKYSLKHSTRIISVLREFDLKRKGLGAVNMDETELMTEMVYKILHVGELKVRT
- the trxB gene encoding thioredoxin-disulfide reductase, with amino-acid sequence MEQNILDCVIVGSGPSGFTAAIYAARADLKPELYTGLEPGGQLTTTTEVDNFPGYPEGVTGPQMMIDLQKQAERFDTKVHYEMITKVAFAQEEGGIHRLWAGNKEILAKTVIISTGATAKYLGLEDEKKYAGGGVSACATCDGFFYKGKDVIVVGAGDTAAEEATYLAKLTNKVTMLVRKDTFRASKAMVHRVNNTPNIEVRFNHELIGIEGENGLVERAVVINNQTQETAKITVEGIFIAIGHKPNTDVFAGQVDLDENGYIKTIPGTAKTNLPGVFAAGDVQDHIYRQAITAAGSGCMAAMDAEKYLAELA